The Atribacter laminatus genome contains the following window.
CAGGTAAAGCTTCGATTTTCATAAGAGCGATTTATCACATCAAAGCCTTGGAAAAAAGTTTTTTCTTGTTTTGCACCGAATACCAAAAGAGCGGCTCCCCAGGCACCCATGATTCCATGTTCCTGGGGTACAATAATTTTAAATTTTCCTTGGTAAAAATCATGAAAAGCTTGAACAATCCCTTGGTTGGCGGCTACTCCACCCTGAAAAACGATGGGATCCAATATGTTTTTCCCAGTTGCTAGGTTATTAATAAAATTTCGTACCAATGCTTCACAAAGACCACGGATGATTTCTGGTTTACCAAAACCCAGTTGTTGTTTATGAATCATATCTGATTCAGCAAATACCGTACAACGCCCGGCAATTCGTACCGATTGTTGAGCCTGTAAAGCTAATTTACCAAATTCTTCTATGGGTATCCCCAAACGAACTGCCTGATGTTCCAAAAACGATCCCGTTCCTGCAGCACAGATAGTGTTCATAGCAAAATCTTCAACCACTTGATCTCGAATAATGATTAGTTTAGAATCTTGTCCACCTATTTCAAAAACCGTTCTCACTTCAGGCAGAAGAGTTATGGCAGCAACTGCATGAGCAGTAATTTCATTTTTAACCATATCCGCCCCAACAACTACACCTGCTAAATGGCGCGCACTTCCTGTTGTTCCCACCCCTCGTATTACACCGCCA
Protein-coding sequences here:
- a CDS encoding acyl-CoA dehydratase activase: MDLYLGVDVGSVTTKFALMTSDKKIYSSCYLKTSGDPIAALKTGLKYIQSHYPSGGVIRGVGTTGSARHLAGVVVGADMVKNEITAHAVAAITLLPEVRTVFEIGGQDSKLIIIRDQVVEDFAMNTICAAGTGSFLEHQAVRLGIPIEEFGKLALQAQQSVRIAGRCTVFAESDMIHKQQLGFGKPEIIRGLCEALVRNFINNLATGKNILDPIVFQGGVAANQGIVQAFHDFYQGKFKIIVPQEHGIMGAWGAALLVFGAKQEKTFFQGFDVINRSYENRSFTCNDCPNSCEIVVLKEEGKVKALWGSRCGKWTPELVDEKFSEKEEKTLSFIKNS